A section of the Carya illinoinensis cultivar Pawnee chromosome 12, C.illinoinensisPawnee_v1, whole genome shotgun sequence genome encodes:
- the LOC122289091 gene encoding abscisic acid 8'-hydroxylase CYP707A2-like, whose amino-acid sequence MEFTSMFKFCGFASIFFVFLIHSLVRFFNSSRRKLPLPPGSLGWPYVGETFQLYSQNPNVYFASKQKRYGSIFKTHILGCPCVMISSPEAAKFVLVTRAHLFKPTYPASKERMLGKQAIFFHQGDYHAKLRKLVLRAFMPEALRNIVSDIEFIAKDSIKSWEDQLINTFQEMKTFVFNVALLAIFGKDEILYRDDLKRCYYILEKGYNSMPINLPGTLFHKSMKARKELAQILAKILSTRRQMKHDHNDLLGSFMGDKESLTDEQIADNIIGVIFAARDTTASVLTWILKYLSENPRVLQAVTEEQEAIIRSKEECSDERVLTWADTKKMPITSRVIQETLRIASVLSFTFREAVDDVEYEGYLIPKGWKVLPLFRNIHHSPDIFPEPEKFDPSRFEVAPKPNTFMPFGNGIHSCPGNELAKLEISVLLHHLTTKYRWSVVGAENGIQYGPFALPQNGLPIRLSPKKVTTPKSLSQVQE is encoded by the exons ATGGAATTCACATCCATGTTCAAGTTTTGCGGTTTTGCTTCCATTTTCTTCGTCTTCTTAATCCATTCCCTCGTCAGGTTCTTCAATTCGAGTCGCCGGAAATTGCCTCTCCCGCCCGGCTCCTTGGGTTGGCCTTACGTCGGGGAGACCTTCCAGCTCTACTCTCAAAACCCAAATGTCTACTTTGCCTCTAAACAAAAGAG GTATGGCTCTATCTTCAAGACGCACATATTGGGGTGTCCCTGTGTGATGATTTCGAGCCCGGAAGCTGCGAAATTCGTGCTGGTAACGAGAGCTCATCTCTTTAAACCCACATATCCTGCAAGCAAAGAGAGGATGTTGGGAAAACAAGCCATCTTTTTTCACCAAGGAGACTACCATGCCAAATTGAGGAAGCTTGTTCTCCGGGCATTCATGCCCGAAGCCCTCAGAAACATAGTCTCCGACATTGAATTCATTGCCAAAGATTCAATCAAATCTTGGGAGGACCAGCTTATCAACACTTTCCAAGAAATGAAGACA TTTGTTTTCAATGTCGCGCTGCTTGCcatatttggaaaggatgagATTCTCTACAGAGACGATCTAAAGAGATGCTACTACATTCTTGAGAAGGGTTACAACTCAATGCCCATTAACCTTCCGGGAACACTCTTCcacaaatccatgaaagcaagaAAGGAGCTTGCTCAGATCTTGGCCAAAATCCTCTCGACCAGGAGGCAGATGAAGCACGACCACAACGACCTGCTCGGATCTTTCATGGGCGACAAAGAAAGCCTCACCGACGAGCAGATTGCCGACAACATCATCGGGGTCATATTCGCTGCTCGTGACACCACCGCCAGCGTGCTGACATGGATACTCAAGTATCTTAGCGAGAACCCTCGTGTTCTTCAGGCTGTTACT GAAGAGCAAGAGGCCATAATCAGGAGTAAAGAGGAATGTAGTGACGAGAGAGTTCTTACTTGGGCAGATACCAAAAAGATGCCGATCACTTCAAGAGTGATTCAGGAAACACTTAGAATTGCCTCAGTTCTATCGTTTACTTTCAGAGAGGCAGTAGATGACGTTGAGTATGAAG GGTATCTTATACCCAAAGGGTGGAAAGTTTTACCACTTTTCAGAAACATTCACCATAGCCCAGATATCTTCCCAGAGCCAGAAAAGTTTGATCCCTCTAGATTTGAG GTTGCTCCAAAACCCAATACTTTTATGCCATTTGGCAATGGGATCCACTCATGTCCAGGCAATGAGCTGGCCAAACTGGAAATATCAGTCCTCCTCCATCATTTGACCACAAAGTACAG GTGGTCTGTGGTGGGTGCAGAGAATGGGATTCAGTATGGCCCTTTTGCACTTCCCCAGAATGGTCTGCCCATCCGATTATCTCCGAAGAAAGTGACCACACCTAAAAGCTTGTCCCAAGTACAAGAATGA